A single window of Solanum dulcamara chromosome 5, daSolDulc1.2, whole genome shotgun sequence DNA harbors:
- the LOC129888293 gene encoding cytokinin dehydrogenase 7-like isoform X2 has protein sequence MLACLVERFVAENNTNSIPEPEKTFDGVLKDLDIEGSIDYGLTATSLGSKDFGGLYSEKPLAVIRPAGADDIARVIRRALQSPTLTVAARGNGHSINGQAMAHLGLVIDMKSMGDNNRIDVNVNSMYADVGGGALWADVLKHCVSKHGLAPKSWTDYLDLTVGGTLSNAGVSGQAFRFGPQTSTVTELEVVTGNGEKIVCSNSQNSELFFSVLGGLGQFGVITRARVLLQPAPEMVRWIRVVYSEFNEFTHDAELLITSQESFNYVEGFVFVNSDDPITGWPSVPLNSNQSFDPTLLPKKAGPILYYLEVALHYNNHDDPSTVNMMVEKLLGRLRYLKHFKFEIDLTYMNFLFRVDHVEEAAKGSGIWATPHPWLNMFISKKDIAAFNRLVFQNILKSGVNGPILTYPLLRSKF, from the exons ATGCTAGCGTGTTTAGTTGAACGATTCGTGGCAGAGAATAACACTAATTCAATACCTGAACCTGAAAAAACTTTTGATGGTGTTTTGAAAGACTTGGACATTGAAGGAAGCATTGATTATGGACTCACGGCAACCAGCTTAGGCAGTAAAGATTTCGGCGGCTTATATTCTGAGAAGCCGTTAGCCGTTATACGTCCAGCCGGAGCGGATGACATTGCGCGGGTGATTAGACGAGCGTTACAGTCACCAACATTAACGGTAGCGGCGAGGGGTAACGGTCATTCTATTAACGGCCAAGCTATGGCCCACCTTGGACTCGTAATCGACATGAAATCAATGGGTGATAATAACAGAATCGATGTCAATGTCAACTCCATGTACGCTGACGTGGGTGGCGGAGCATTATGGGCTGACGTATTGAAACACTGCGTTTCGAAACACGGCTTGGCTCCTAAATCATGGACGGATTATCTTGATTTAACGGTCGGAGGTACTCTGTCTAATGCCGGCGTTAGTGGTCAAGCTTTCCGTTTTGGGCCTCAAACGTCAACTGTAACGGAATTGGAAGTGGTTACCGGAAACGGAGAAAAAATCGtctgctcaaattctcaaaattcgGAACTCTTCTTTTCTGTTCTTGGTGGACTTGGCCAGTTTGGTGTCATCACTAGAGCTCGGGTATTGCTTCAACCCGCCCCGGAAATG GTGAGGTGGATAAGAGTGGTATACAGTGAATTCAACGAGTTTACTCATGATGCTGAGTTACTGATAACGAGCCAGGAATCGTTCAATTATGTGGAAGGCTTTGTGTTCGTGAACAGTGACGACCCGATAACTGGGTGGCCGTCAGTGCCATTGAATTCAAATCAGTCATTTGACCCGACCCTTTTACCCAAAAAAGCTGGTCCGATTCTTTATTACCTTGAAGTGGCATTGCATTATAACAACCATGATGATCCCTCCACTGTAAATATG ATGGTTGAGAAATTGCTAGGCAGATTGAGATATTTGAAGCACTTTAAGTTTGAGATCGACTTGACTtacatgaattttttatttcGAGTTGATCACGTAGAAGAAGCGGCTAAAGGTAGTGGTATATGGGCTACACCTCATCCATGGCTTAACATGTTCATTTCCAAGAAAGATATTGCCGCATTCAATCGGCTTGTGTTCCAAAACATCTTAAAAAGTGGTGTGAATGGCCCTATTTTGACCTATCCTCTCCTGCGTAGCAA